atcggctaattaggaagaccatcttgtcttcattatactgtctgaaagttaggctgagaaagcatttccagcacagcggctgctgccgatgatcCTCCTGAGCCCCCTGCCATAAaaagatgggtgatgtcactcaggcttcgtttattaatatttacagtccattgtaatccatatagcgcactctgctggtgaaagagaactgctagcaCTAATATCGACCTAtgttatcggctggccgataaATTGGTCAGGCTCTAGtctaaattacattaaaaattTTCTCTGAAGTTTGATGATGAAAGAaacgctttaaaaaaatgaaggataACCCAAGTGGCAGAAGATGCCAAGATTATGTTCATAAATAAATAGTGGTAGATATTAAACAATCTTGGAAAATCTCACTTACTCGTTTTTCACTTTATCAatataaaaacgtttttttctcttcagaaaaaaaccaaaacaatatcCAAGTTCAGCTTTGAGACACATACTGCTTTAAATGACACATAAACATGTTATACTTATGTATACAAATGTAGCAGACATGTCCCCAACAATAAGTACACTTTCAGGCACAGCACCGTTCTTCTCCATAAATAAAATGTCCTCCTCCAGTCTTTACAGCTAGGAGACCATCAGCTGCAGGAGTCTTGCCACCACCATAACATTGAGACTGTTTCCTAGAACTCTGTACTTCTGCTTGGTCGAGATCTGCTCTGGAAAGgctgaaacagaaatgtaagtacaaaaagagaaaaaaagagtcaacACTTGAATTGTGCACAACACACAGTGTATGAGAGCGAACACTTTACACACATTCACTGGCCGTGCAGAGGACTAAGATCTTCATCAgaggttattattattattaatataataattataCAGTAAGTAGTTTCTTTCCTGTCTGAATGATCTGTAGGTTGTGTTTACTCATCCATCTCGTATATAACGTTAATCTATTAGCGAGCATAATGTTATCATGTAATTATGACAGATCTGTTGCGTTAGGAAAAAATTGAATAGGAAAATTAAGAAAAGGGCCTGAGATCAAGCACATctgaaagtgttgtttttttttgtttttttttgcagattagCTGATCACAGATGTTCCACTGATTGTTTATCAAACAACTTATCTAAAAAAAGATGTCTAGAGAACATCAGTCTAGACTTAGACCTAAGTGTTGGAAGATTTTTGACTTACAGAAGCTTTGAGGGAAACCCATGAGGTTGGCAACTTCTCTGGGAGTAAAATAACGAAGCTTCAGTCTCAACAGCTGCTGGAGTTTCTCTTCTTCAGAGTACTGGTCAAGGCCTCCAAACACACTCTCAATCTGCAGAGGACAGACACATAGAAAGAATCAAATGTTTCTGATTCTCAAAAGGACATGACAGATGACAACAGTTAAGGATTTGTGCACTAGTTATTTTCTGTCAAACACAGTATAGAACTTGGATGCTTTAAAATATGACAGATGTAAAGCCCCAACGCAAAGACTAGGGAGAAGACTAGTCACAGACTTCTACTCTTGATTTCCAAAAGTTTTAACATTACAGTTTTCCAAACCAGTGCTCTTGTTGTGGTCAGCATCTCTGATGTGAAattctcctctttcttcagtcttaaaaaaaacttacttAAACTTTCAGTTTTTCTAAACTTCAGAACATCTTACTTATTTTTATGCACAGGTCTAATTTTTCAAATGTTCCTTTAACAGTTTATAGGTTCCATTTAAATTGCACATGGGTGAACTGGGTTTTGCAAACTTTTCAATTTCCctcgggattaataaagtatctatctatctaatgcAGAACACATTTGGAAGCTACTTCAGTGTATGTCTATCTTTGGATGTCAGGCTTAGGTGCAGGACTTAGACCTCAGTGTACCTGCCTTCAAATGTTGccattcattttaaacaacctAATTTACAAATTCTGGACAAAGCTGCATTTATGTGCACACTTCAATCATGGCTCCTTGATTGCgtgataagtaataataataataaattagatttatatagcgcttttctaaatactcaaagacgttTTGACAggaagcaacaaaaaaaaactaagcaaaaactaagagaaccatacaaaatagaaatagtgtcaagggaagaggatgagagtcagtggttgtaggcggAGATGAAaagagtttttagggatttcttgtcggaagtgagtgtgggggagtcgctgatgtttttagggagagagttccagagggtgggagctgcaatggagaaggcgctgtccccccaggaccgaaggttggtcctggggggacaggaggtttgcatctgcagacctgagagtgcgggtgggagtgtgtcggtggaggagctcagacaggtagagggggagccaggttgtggagggctttgtaggtgaggatgaggagtttgaagtggatacgCTGGGGGGATgaggagccagtggaggtcatgaaggacgGGGGTGATGTTATCTCGggtgcgggagtgtgtgaggagacgagcagcggagttttgaatgtattgaagtttcttGAGTGATTTGGATGGTGAACCATAGAGGAGACTGTTGCAGTAGTCTAATCTGGAGGTGATGAATGTGTGGGTGAGGGTCAAAAGTACAGTTTGACATGCAGGtatatttctcctttttttttttttttttaattggagagagagagatgctagATGCTGGATGCTGCCACACATTTGAGGTAAAGGAGCATGTTACTAATtcccaaaacaaacaatcacCTCAGATATGCCGGTGCTGAAACCAAACTTACCTCTGTTTCCATGCAGCACTTAAGCACTGAGCCGGTTCCTTCTACGTAGCGGCCATAGCTATgaataaacacatcaacacaatcAAAGGCATTACTAAATTATATGACCATTTGAACAGTTACTAAGTAATAACACACAATCTACAATCTACTATCATGACATGTTCAGAACAATAAATGTTAGTATCTGAGTATGTAGACGTCAGAAACAGAAGAGTACTAAATCAGACACTAGAGATTACAAGTAAAAGATAAAGATGTTGATCCAGAGGACAACAGAAAACTGTATTTCAATGGTTCTCTGTTCTTAACAGAAGCAAAAACCAAATACAGCTTTCATCATGTCATGAGCTTTACTTTGTTTAACTTCTACATTAGACCAGAGCTGCTCTACAGCCTTTGGGTGAAGAGTTCAAAAGGAGCTAACTCTAATGACCTtttattaaattacatttgGTCATTCAATTATTGACTCACTCTAAAGGAATTCAAATCATCTATTATTCTGCAAGACACGCCTATTACACTTTGTCAGCGTCAAATACAAGGCTAAGGgtatttgattttgattttcagCATTGCTATCACACAAGCGAgcgcacacacaacacaaacacacatgcacaagcacacatGCTTGGGAGTAAATGGAATAAGTAAAAGTAAGGTTAAGACAGTGATTGTACCTACCCTTTGGTAAAGCAAACAGACCTCCTGCATGTGGGCTGAACAATGTCTAGGAGCAGAGCATATCGCAGCAGAGTTTTAGGAGGAAGGAGATAGTTTTCAATGTTGTCTTCTATTTGTGGCTCCAGGAAGTCTTGTATCTGTCTGACTGACACATCTTTGTTCTGATTCATCTTCCTCTGGGCATCCATCCTTGTCTCTAGTTTATACAGGACCTGATCCCTCTGTGGATCTTCTTCTCCTGTCAGGCAGGCATCAGGATCAGAAGGGCTGGAGACTGTGGGCTCCTCAGGGGGATTACTCTCAGCAGGATTCAGGAAGGCAGGACAATCATTGTCAGCAGAGTGTGGGAAGGCCTCTAAAATCTAAGATAACAGACTTAGTTAAAAGCCTTACTTACAGACAGTGTTCTCCTTATGTAAtacaaaacacttaaccccacatTTTTCCCCTGGGGAATTCAGTGCTTTAATTTACAACATATACTCTTCATATTAGATTAACATTAACAGATTGATTGTATGTTTTTACATCCAAAGTGTAATATTCCCACTCCTGCTTGTACACCAAGTTAGAACTCTTTTTGTCCATCTGGCCATATGGGCTTCTTTAAAAAGCAATCTTAATGTAAAGTTGTAAAAAGCCTCACCTTTGAACACGTGTCTGTACTGAAGTTTTCAGTGGAACTCTTAGCAATCAGGTAATACCGCAGTCTTGAGTTTGGAATCCCAACCTGCATTCATAAATAGAAAAGTCATATAAACAGTTCTGACCATGTGTGACTAACAGCACTGATGTACTTAATACAATCCTTACTTACACTCGTTGGTGAGATCATGACCTCCTGATAAGTGTATCCACATTCCATCAGAGTTTTCACCAAACGCTCCCTGCAGAACAGAACACGATGAAGACAGTTTCCCTTGTTTTCACCTTTTCACCAGTCTATTACAAGACCATTAAGCCTCGTGTCCGCATAGCACAAGGGTGTAGGTTTTGATTCAACATTGGGGGGGGGACAGAATTTTGCATCAAACACTTCATTTCCTGCATTCTGGTGAGTTTCTATGCAACAATTTGTGCCTTTTCTGAATTAATTTATGGCGGAAATTTCTTtacttattattttaatttcattacTATTAATTATTCAACTGTATTGTTCATAACTTTCtgcatattcaaaacattacCTGCTACCTGCCTTCTGATCATACTGATACTGACATGTTGAGCATGTAGGTTTCTCCATTGTTACCTGGCAGAGGAGGTTTCAAAGCCTTTCACATTCTCCAGCAGGATGAAACGGGGACGCCTGCACAGCCTGGCCACACAATGATGTATGCAAGTTGGGGAGTGAAAAGAGAGGGTTTAATAAGAGACACCATGCTATCGTTTTGCTCCTTGACTATACAGAGAGAATACATGAGGGTTGCTTTACTGCATTTTGTTGTCTTAGTGCTGCTACTAAGTGGAATCTAGCCAACAAAGACAAATCTCCAAAGCCATTGAGTCATAGGAAAGTTCTGACTGGAATAAACATAAAAGACTCAAACTGAACCTTATGTTTGAATGTTCTTACCAACCAGCCAGGCTGCAGAGTATATCAAACCATGTGTTTCATACT
This is a stretch of genomic DNA from Labrus bergylta chromosome 20, fLabBer1.1, whole genome shotgun sequence. It encodes these proteins:
- the trdmt1 gene encoding tRNA (cytosine(38)-C(5))-methyltransferase — translated: MSGLRVIELYSGIGGMHYALKDSGIPYQVVAAIDINPTANQIYKHNFPDTPLWNKTIEGITLDDFNKLSFDMILMSPPCQPFTRIGLQGDIADPRTKSFLYILDLLPRLCRRPRFILLENVKGFETSSARERLVKTLMECGYTYQEVMISPTSVGIPNSRLRYYLIAKSSTENFSTDTCSKILEAFPHSADNDCPAFLNPAESNPPEEPTVSSPSDPDACLTGEEDPQRDQVLYKLETRMDAQRKMNQNKDVSVRQIQDFLEPQIEDNIENYLLPPKTLLRYALLLDIVQPTCRRSVCFTKGYGRYVEGTGSVLKCCMETEIESVFGGLDQYSEEEKLQQLLRLKLRYFTPREVANLMGFPQSFSFPEQISTKQKYRVLGNSLNVMVVARLLQLMVS